A stretch of the Alnus glutinosa chromosome 6, dhAlnGlut1.1, whole genome shotgun sequence genome encodes the following:
- the LOC133871386 gene encoding ethylene-responsive transcription factor SHINE 2-like translates to MVQSKKFRGVRQRQWGSWVSEIRHPLLKRRVWLGTFETAEAAARAYDQASILMNGQNAKTNFPTSKEDTLKPRDHDQSPLSPKALSELLSTKLRKCCKDQYPSLTCLRLDADNSHIGVWQKRAGAQSGSNWVMKIELGKKQSVQTLEDVGLSCPRVEIHEAGSGMDEEDSIAMQMIEELLNWNYPTPTSNLHEANGNAPSLLL, encoded by the exons ATGGTACAATCAAAGAAGTTTAGAGGAGTCAGGCAACGCCAGTGGGGCTCCTGGGTGTCAGAAATTCGCCATCCATTGCT GAAGAGAAGGGTGTGGCTAGGCACATTCGAGACAGCAGAGGCTGCGGCGCGGGCATACGACCAGGCATCCATACTGATGAACGGCCAGAACGCGAAGACCAACTTTCCCACGTCGAAGGAAGACACATTAAAGCCACGTGATCATGATCAATCCCCGTTGTCTCCCAAGGCTCTGTCGGAGCTTCTTAGCACCAAGCTTCGAAAGTGTTGCAAAGACCAATACCCGTCGCTCACTTGCTTAAGGCTCGACGCCGACAACTCCCACATCGGAGTTTGGCAAAAGCGTGCCGGAGCGCAGTCGGGGTCCAATTGGGTGATGAAAATTGAGCTTGGGAAGAAGCAGAGTGTACAGACTTTGGAGGATGTCGGTTTGTCATGTCCAAGGGTTGAGATTCATGAGGCTGGAAGTGGGATGGATGAAGAGGACAGCATTGCAATGCAGATGATTGAAGAATTGCTTAACTGGAACTATCCTACTCCTACAAGTAATCTTCATGAAGCAAATGGGAACGCTCCTTCTCTCTTACTCTGA